The nucleotide window CGACCTCTACGCGCATCGTTCCGGCCTGCCCGACCATGCCGGCGACCGGCTCGAAGACATGGGCTACGATCGCCGCGAAGTGCTGGCACGCCTGCGCTTCCTGCCGCTGCATCCGTTGCGCGCGGTCTACGAGTACACCAACTTCGGCATGACCGCCGCGGCCGAGGCGGTGGCCAACGCCGCCGGCACCGACTGGGCCACGCTGTCCGAGCAGGCCATCTACCAGCCGCTGGGCATGACCCGCACCAGCTCGCGCTACGCCGACTTCGCCGCGCGCGACAACCGCGCGCTGGGCCACGTCAGGGTCAACGGCAACTGGGTGCAGGGCATGGGCACCATGCCCGATGCGCAATCGCCTGCCGGCGGGGTCAGCGCCTCGGTCAACGACCTGGCCAGATGGCTGGTGATGGTGCTGGCCAAAGGCGAGTTCGCCGGGCAGCGCATCGTCGACGCCGCGGCGCTCGCGCCGGCGCTGTCGGAGCAGATGCAAAGCGGCCCGCCCGTGCAGGGCCGCCCCGCCAGCTACTACGGCTACGGCTTCAATGTCGGCACGACCGAGCTGGGGCTGACCAACTACAACCATTCCGGCGCGTTCGCGGTGGGCGCGGCCACCAGCTTTACGGCGGTGCCGTCGCTGAACCTGGCCATCGTCACGCTGACCAACGGCTATCCCATCGGCATCCCGGAAACACTGAACGCGCAGTTCTTCGACCTGGTCCAGTACGGCGCCTTCCGCCGCGACTGGGGCGCAATCTTCACCGAGGCCTTCGCGCCGCTGCTGGTGCCCGAGGGCCGGCTGGTGGGCCAGCCGCGGCCGGCAAACCCGCTGCCCGCGCGCGCGCTGTCCACCTATGCCGGCACCTACCGCAACGACTACTACGGCCCGCTGCTGGTCACCGAACAGGGCGGCGCGCTGGTCATGACGCTGGGCGCGAAGCCGCTGGTGCTGACGCTGGCGCATTGGGATGGGGACGTCTTTACCTTCACGCTCCACAACGAGAACGCCACCCCCGGCACGATCTCGCGCGCGGCCTTTGCCAGCAACCAGGTATGGCTGGAGTATTACGACCACGAAGGGCTGGGCGTCTTTGTCCGCTAGCGCGTGCGCGCGGTGTGGCACGACCGTGGCAGCGACTGTGGCAGCGCCGTGGCCATGTCGCATTGACACTCGCCCCCCTCGCGCCAATACTGCAACACGCTCCCCTGCCACCCTTGCCCGCCGGCGCCGCACCCGCAGCACTGACGCAGCGGCACTGCGGACCCGGGGCCGGAACGGTTCGATCCATGACTCAGCCACGGAAGGAACGACCATGACCAGATTCCGCGCAGTCGTATTCACCGCCGCCATCGCCACGCTCGCCGCCTGCGGCACGCCCCCGCCGACCCCCACCGCGGTCACGCAGGCGCCCCCTGCCACCGCCACCACCACCGCTGCTACCACCGCCGCCACCGCCGGCAAGACCGAAATCCTGTGGCTCGGCCAGGCCGCGGTCCGCATTACCTCGCCGGGCGGCAAGGTCATCGTCATCGATCCCTGGCTCACCACCAACCCGAAGACCCCCGCCGGCTTCCGGCAGCTGCCCGCGCTCGGCAAGGTCGATGTGATCCTGGTGACCCACGCGCACAACGACCACCTCGGCGACGCCCCGGCGCTGGCGCAGCTGAACAACGCGCCGATCTACAACGGCGGCGGCATGGGCCAGGCCCTGATCAACCTCGGCATGGTCCCCGCCGCGCTGGTGCAGCGCTTTGGCAAGAGCGGCACCGTGATGCCGTTCGGCCCGACCGGACCGAAGATCACCGCGGTACACGCCGAGCACTCGTCGGAACTGGTGCGCAAGAACCCGGCCACCGGCAAGGACGATACCCACTATGGCGGCGAACCGGTGGGCTACATCGTCGAGATGGAGAACGGCTTCCGCGTCTGGCACATGGGCGATACCGGCCTGTTCGGCGACATGCGGCTGATCGGCGAGCGGTACCGGCCCGACCTGGTGCTGGTCCCGATCGGCGACCACTTCACCATGGGGCCGCAGGACGCGGCGATCGCGGTGCGCGACCTGATCCGGCCGCGCTTTGCGATCCCGATCCACTACCAGACCTCACCGCAACTGCGCGGCACGCCGCAGGAATTCAACGCCGCGCTGGGCACCGGCGCAGCCACGCGCGTGATCGTGCCGCAGCCGGGAGAGAAGGTCGATTTCTGATCCGGCCGCGCGGGACCATGCCCGCGCGCCGGCTCACGCCACGTGCACGGCGCCGCCGCGCCGCGCGGCGCCGCCCTCGCCATCGCCCTCTCCTTCAATGCGAAGCCGCGGCAGGAACTGCGGATACTCGCGCTGCATGAAGTCGATCAGCCCTTCGCGCACCACGCAGCGCAGGTCCCACGCGAGCCCCGATGACGCCGCGGTGCACAGCACGCGCAGCTGCATGGTGCGCTCGGTGGCATCGGTCACCACCAGGTTGAAGAAGCGCCGGTCCCATTCGGGCGCGGCATGGACAATGCGCTCCAGCTCCTTGCGCAGCGGTGCCAGCGGCATGCCGTAATCGACGTGGAAGAACACCGAGCCCAGCAGCTGCGCGCTGCTGCGGGTCCAGTTCTGGAACGGCTTCTCGATGAAATACTGCAGCGGGATGATCAGGCGGCGCTCATCCCAGATCCGCAGCACCACGTAGGTGCCGGTGATCTCCTCCACGCGGCCCCACTCGCCCTCGACGATCAGCACATCGTCCAGCCGGATCGGCTGGGTCAGCGCCAGCTGCAGGCCGGCGATCATGTTGCTGAACACCGGCTTGGCGGCAAAGCCCGCGATCAGGCCGACCACGCCGGCCGAGGCCAGCAGGCTGGCGCCGACCTGCCGCGCGCCCGGGAAGGTCATCAGCAGCATCGCCGCGCCCATCAGCACCACCAGCGACATGGCGATGCGCGACAGCACCCGCGTCTGCGTATGGATGCGCCGCGCACCGATGTTGTCGGCCACGTCGACCGGATGCCGCGCCATGATGCCCTGCGCCAGGCCCGCGATGATACGGGCAGCCAGCCAGGTCGTGGCGATGATC belongs to Cupriavidus taiwanensis and includes:
- a CDS encoding serine hydrolase; the protein is MGTLQERRRFLGAALSGLLVPTLPACGGDDDPAPAPPPDPVPDAQIRAAIAQVDTLAANLMASSGVPGMAVAVVRGNQAVYARGFGRRLVTDPAPVDADTVFQLASVSKPIGATVVARQVGRGSIGWDTPVIRHLPGFALSDAETTQAVTVGDLYAHRSGLPDHAGDRLEDMGYDRREVLARLRFLPLHPLRAVYEYTNFGMTAAAEAVANAAGTDWATLSEQAIYQPLGMTRTSSRYADFAARDNRALGHVRVNGNWVQGMGTMPDAQSPAGGVSASVNDLARWLVMVLAKGEFAGQRIVDAAALAPALSEQMQSGPPVQGRPASYYGYGFNVGTTELGLTNYNHSGAFAVGAATSFTAVPSLNLAIVTLTNGYPIGIPETLNAQFFDLVQYGAFRRDWGAIFTEAFAPLLVPEGRLVGQPRPANPLPARALSTYAGTYRNDYYGPLLVTEQGGALVMTLGAKPLVLTLAHWDGDVFTFTLHNENATPGTISRAAFASNQVWLEYYDHEGLGVFVR
- a CDS encoding metal-dependent hydrolase, which codes for MTRFRAVVFTAAIATLAACGTPPPTPTAVTQAPPATATTTAATTAATAGKTEILWLGQAAVRITSPGGKVIVIDPWLTTNPKTPAGFRQLPALGKVDVILVTHAHNDHLGDAPALAQLNNAPIYNGGGMGQALINLGMVPAALVQRFGKSGTVMPFGPTGPKITAVHAEHSSELVRKNPATGKDDTHYGGEPVGYIVEMENGFRVWHMGDTGLFGDMRLIGERYRPDLVLVPIGDHFTMGPQDAAIAVRDLIRPRFAIPIHYQTSPQLRGTPQEFNAALGTGAATRVIVPQPGEKVDF
- a CDS encoding mechanosensitive ion channel family protein; the protein is MHLDILLDHPWFGTWTAALVAVIVALIVHRLGGLLLLRMTRATPVLHAIVVKSRAPAKAVLPLLALQTVWQAAPDDLRWIDSVRHLNGLLMIIATTWLAARIIAGLAQGIMARHPVDVADNIGARRIHTQTRVLSRIAMSLVVLMGAAMLLMTFPGARQVGASLLASAGVVGLIAGFAAKPVFSNMIAGLQLALTQPIRLDDVLIVEGEWGRVEEITGTYVVLRIWDERRLIIPLQYFIEKPFQNWTRSSAQLLGSVFFHVDYGMPLAPLRKELERIVHAAPEWDRRFFNLVVTDATERTMQLRVLCTAASSGLAWDLRCVVREGLIDFMQREYPQFLPRLRIEGEGDGEGGAARRGGAVHVA